One window of the bacterium genome contains the following:
- a CDS encoding methyl-accepting chemotaxis protein, with amino-acid sequence MFANKSLKFKLIGSFCVVAAVLCIVGWVGFSGVAGGKKSLDALGAKSIPALTSLAKVQDGQMKIRLICNCVLNPAYPDEKRRLFEGQGETYWKQMDDARKEFEGLPRSADEEALWKDITRLMDAYKQEYTSYVPEVKSYMNARSQSEASQTMAVMNKHAFGNFGQIGGELMGKLVDLVNLNIKSADETSKLADVQAGRSQVLALSFAIGGILAALAFGIFLSLNISRRMNQIVGAAGEGASNIASAATQVSSSAQGVAQGSQEQAASIEETSSSLEELSSMTKQNADNTRTVAQLMSETKSLVDKAAKGTDTMDAAMKDIKSASDQTSKIIKTIDEIAFQTNLLALNAAVEAARAGEAGKGFAVVAEEVRNLAMRAAEAAKNTGSLIEENVNRVNGGVQIVDGLKTALGDVTTASGKVANLVDEIAAASAEQSKGIEQINGAVTQMNAVTQQNSGNAEESASAAEEMAGQAESLTDLVNELTALVNGGGKDGAQAYSRAQSFQTVRRPKANLSKKSPSVKPKRAIPLDSDEEMNRF; translated from the coding sequence ATGTTCGCGAATAAGTCTCTGAAGTTCAAGTTGATTGGTTCTTTCTGTGTGGTAGCAGCCGTCTTATGCATTGTCGGCTGGGTGGGCTTCTCCGGCGTTGCCGGCGGTAAGAAAAGCCTGGACGCCCTCGGGGCGAAGAGCATTCCCGCACTCACCTCGCTGGCCAAGGTGCAGGATGGTCAGATGAAAATCCGCCTGATCTGCAACTGCGTTTTGAATCCGGCCTACCCGGACGAAAAACGCCGTCTGTTCGAAGGACAAGGCGAAACGTATTGGAAGCAGATGGACGATGCCCGCAAAGAGTTCGAAGGCCTGCCCCGCAGCGCCGACGAGGAAGCGCTCTGGAAGGACATCACGCGTCTGATGGATGCCTACAAACAGGAATACACCTCGTATGTGCCGGAGGTCAAGAGTTACATGAACGCGCGGTCTCAGTCGGAAGCCTCGCAGACGATGGCTGTCATGAACAAACACGCGTTCGGCAACTTCGGTCAGATCGGCGGCGAGCTGATGGGCAAGCTGGTGGATCTGGTCAACCTGAACATCAAGTCGGCCGATGAGACATCCAAGTTAGCGGACGTGCAGGCGGGCCGCTCCCAAGTGCTGGCGTTGTCCTTCGCCATCGGCGGCATCCTCGCGGCCTTGGCGTTCGGCATCTTCCTCAGTTTGAATATCTCGCGGCGGATGAATCAGATCGTGGGCGCGGCGGGTGAAGGGGCGAGCAATATCGCCAGCGCGGCCACGCAGGTGTCGTCTTCGGCGCAGGGTGTAGCCCAAGGATCGCAGGAGCAGGCAGCCTCGATTGAAGAGACCAGCAGCAGCTTGGAAGAGTTGTCCTCGATGACCAAGCAGAATGCGGACAACACCCGTACCGTTGCCCAGCTCATGAGCGAGACGAAGAGCCTGGTGGACAAGGCGGCCAAGGGCACCGACACCATGGACGCGGCGATGAAGGACATCAAGTCTGCCAGTGACCAGACGTCCAAGATCATCAAGACCATCGATGAGATCGCCTTCCAGACCAACCTGTTGGCGCTGAATGCCGCGGTGGAAGCGGCTCGTGCCGGGGAAGCCGGGAAGGGTTTCGCCGTCGTCGCAGAAGAAGTGCGGAATCTTGCGATGCGTGCGGCTGAAGCGGCCAAGAATACCGGTAGCCTGATCGAAGAAAACGTGAACCGGGTTAATGGTGGAGTGCAGATCGTGGACGGGCTGAAGACGGCCTTGGGTGATGTGACGACGGCCTCGGGCAAGGTGGCCAATCTGGTGGATGAGATCGCGGCCGCCAGTGCGGAGCAGTCGAAGGGCATTGAACAGATCAACGGCGCGGTGACGCAGATGAATGCGGTCACACAACAGAACAGCGGCAACGCGGAGGAAAGCGCCAGTGCCGCCGAGGAGATGGCGGGCCAGGCCGAAAGCCTGACCGATCTGGTCAATGAGTTGACGGCTCTGGTTAATGGCGGCGGAAAAGATGGAGCACAGGCGTATTCACGGGCACAATCATTCCAAACCGTGCGGCGTCCAAAGGCTAATCTGTCGAAGAAGAGCCCGTCCGTCAAACCGAAGCGAGCCATTCCGCTGGATAGCGACGAAGAGATGAACCGCTTCTAA
- a CDS encoding chemotaxis protein CheW: MSSETRISTTAGPTADQRQGKYLTFELADEEYGLEILKVREIIGSMSTTAVPGMPAYVKGVINLRGKVIPVIDLRLKFGMEGTEQTAETCIIVVDVQGNLMGVVVDKVSEVLDIRGEDIEDAPNVGVAVQNDFILGMAKAKGRVKILLEISKVLCDKDLVLIAEQ, translated from the coding sequence ATGAGTTCGGAGACTCGGATATCAACGACGGCGGGTCCGACTGCAGACCAGCGTCAAGGCAAGTACCTTACCTTCGAGTTAGCAGACGAAGAGTATGGGTTGGAGATTTTGAAGGTACGGGAGATTATCGGGAGCATGAGCACGACGGCGGTGCCGGGGATGCCGGCCTATGTCAAAGGGGTGATCAATCTGCGGGGGAAGGTGATCCCGGTGATCGACCTGCGGTTGAAGTTCGGGATGGAAGGCACGGAGCAGACGGCGGAAACGTGCATCATCGTGGTGGACGTTCAGGGCAATCTGATGGGAGTAGTGGTGGACAAGGTCTCGGAAGTGCTGGACATCCGGGGGGAGGACATCGAGGATGCTCCCAACGTGGGCGTGGCGGTGCAAAATGACTTTATCCTCGGCATGGCCAAAGCCAAAGGTCGTGTTAAAATATTGCTCGAAATCAGCAAGGTGCTCTGTGACAAGGACCTCGTTTTGATTGCGGAGCAATAA
- a CDS encoding Cache 3/Cache 2 fusion domain-containing protein produces MKLSIRTKIVGVALSAAILPVLVIVTLTVIQQQRAKVQLESQLIDAGKGNLSQIARDVYGMCEAANDLIQQQVNTSLAVARQTAEKSGGIRNTHEHVTWEATNQFSKAVTPVTLPKLYVGNQWLGQNRDSSKATPLVDLVGSLTGSTCTVFQRMDEEGNMLRVATNVMGANGARAVGTYIPAVEPGGTRNAVVQAALSGQTYRGRAFVVNAWYQAAYEPLKDAQGQVIGMLFTGVKQEAAASVRKAIQSVQVGKTGYVYVLAGKGDQKGHYLISYKGERDGENLWESKDEDGHPFIQELIQKATVLAPKDVDFHQYSWKNKSDNKAKPKVVALAYFAPWDWVIGAGTWEDDFLSSVKVAESAMNSILRWSVIGSIIILVLAGFAALMFGRHLTAGLQRSSTSIEDGIRTITSGVAQVSSSAQEVAQGSQEQAASIEETSSSLEELASMTRQNADNTKTVAHLMSEAKTLIDKAAKGTDTMDAAMKDIKSASDQTSKIIKTIDEIAFQTNLLALNAAVEAARAGEAGKGFAVVAEEVRNLAMRAAEAAKNTGSLIEENVNRVNGGVQIVDGLKTALGDVTTSSGKVANLVDEIAAASAEQSKGIEQINVAVTQMNSVTQRNSGNAEESASAAEEMSGQVESLIDLVDELTALVNGQDEQSAKREVASADRRQPARTAAARQAKADLLKPELVIPLDSADGPSKF; encoded by the coding sequence ATGAAATTAAGTATTCGTACGAAAATCGTAGGGGTGGCATTATCGGCGGCAATTCTTCCTGTGCTGGTGATCGTGACGCTGACAGTGATTCAACAGCAGCGCGCGAAGGTCCAGTTGGAGAGCCAACTCATTGACGCAGGCAAGGGAAATCTCTCGCAGATCGCGCGGGATGTTTACGGTATGTGTGAGGCGGCGAATGATCTGATTCAGCAGCAGGTCAACACAAGCCTCGCCGTTGCAAGGCAAACTGCGGAAAAGTCCGGCGGAATTCGCAACACCCATGAACATGTGACATGGGAAGCGACGAACCAATTCTCGAAGGCAGTCACACCTGTTACTTTGCCGAAGTTGTATGTAGGGAACCAATGGCTCGGGCAGAACCGGGATTCGTCGAAAGCGACTCCTCTGGTGGACCTCGTAGGTTCACTTACCGGCTCAACGTGTACAGTTTTTCAGAGAATGGACGAGGAAGGGAATATGCTGCGCGTCGCGACCAACGTAATGGGAGCTAATGGCGCGCGAGCGGTTGGCACGTATATTCCTGCCGTGGAACCGGGCGGGACGCGAAACGCGGTGGTTCAGGCGGCCCTATCCGGACAGACCTATCGAGGCCGTGCCTTTGTCGTGAACGCATGGTATCAGGCGGCATATGAACCGCTGAAGGATGCGCAAGGCCAGGTCATCGGCATGCTCTTTACGGGAGTAAAGCAGGAAGCGGCGGCAAGCGTGCGCAAGGCCATTCAGAGTGTCCAAGTGGGAAAGACCGGCTATGTGTATGTGCTGGCCGGCAAGGGCGACCAAAAGGGCCACTATCTGATCTCCTACAAAGGGGAGCGCGATGGCGAGAACCTCTGGGAGTCCAAAGACGAGGATGGACACCCGTTCATTCAGGAACTGATTCAGAAGGCCACAGTGCTGGCGCCGAAGGATGTGGACTTCCATCAGTACTCGTGGAAGAACAAGTCGGACAATAAGGCCAAGCCGAAGGTTGTCGCGCTCGCCTATTTTGCTCCGTGGGACTGGGTTATCGGTGCCGGCACTTGGGAAGACGACTTCCTGAGTTCCGTCAAGGTCGCCGAATCCGCAATGAACAGTATTTTGAGATGGTCGGTGATCGGCAGTATTATCATTCTCGTCCTTGCGGGCTTTGCCGCCTTGATGTTCGGGCGCCATCTTACCGCCGGTCTGCAGCGCTCGTCTACCAGCATCGAAGATGGAATTCGCACGATTACCTCCGGTGTTGCTCAGGTGTCTTCTTCCGCGCAGGAGGTGGCGCAGGGCAGTCAAGAGCAGGCAGCGTCGATTGAAGAGACCAGCAGCAGCCTCGAAGAACTGGCCTCGATGACCAGGCAGAACGCGGATAACACCAAGACGGTTGCTCACCTGATGAGTGAAGCCAAGACGTTGATCGACAAGGCGGCCAAGGGCACCGACACGATGGACGCGGCGATGAAGGACATCAAGAGCGCGTCCGATCAGACCAGCAAGATCATCAAGACGATCGACGAGATCGCCTTCCAGACCAACCTGCTGGCGTTGAATGCGGCGGTGGAAGCGGCCCGTGCCGGGGAAGCGGGCAAAGGCTTTGCCGTCGTCGCTGAAGAGGTGCGGAATCTTGCCATGCGTGCAGCCGAAGCGGCCAAGAATACCGGTAGCCTGATTGAAGAAAACGTGAACCGGGTTAACGGCGGGGTGCAGATCGTGGACGGGCTGAAGACGGCGTTAGGCGATGTGACGACCTCTTCGGGCAAGGTGGCGAATCTGGTGGATGAGATCGCGGCCGCCAGTGCGGAGCAGTCGAAGGGCATTGAACAGATCAATGTGGCAGTGACGCAGATGAATTCGGTGACGCAGCGGAACAGCGGCAACGCCGAAGAGAGCGCCAGTGCTGCCGAAGAGATGTCCGGACAGGTTGAAAGCCTGATCGATCTGGTCGATGAACTGACGGCGCTGGTTAATGGTCAGGACGAACAGTCAGCGAAGCGCGAAGTCGCCAGCGCAGATCGACGTCAGCCTGCACGCACGGCAGCAGCCCGACAGGCGAAGGCAGATCTGCTCAAACCGGAACTCGTGATCCCTCTGGATAGTGCAGACGGACCGTCGAAGTTTTAG
- a CDS encoding methyl-accepting chemotaxis protein: protein MFSNKSLKFKLIGSFCVVATVLCIVGWVGFSGVAGGKKSLDELGANSIPSLTALAKVQDGQMKVRLICNCVLNPAYPDEKRRLFEGQGETYWKQMDDARKEFDALPRSADEEALWKDITRLMDAYKQEYTSYVPQTQRYMSARTQSEASQTLAEMNKHVFGNFGQVGGELMGKLADLVNLNIKAADETATLAEVHAGRSQVLALSFAIGGILAALAFGIFLSLNISRRMNQIVSAAGEGASNIASAATQVSSSAQGVAQGSQEQAASIEETSSSLEELASMTKQNADNTRTVAQLMSETKSLVDKAAKGTDTMDAAMKDIKSASDQTSKIIKTIDEIAFQTNLLALNAAVEAARAGEAGKGFAVVAEEVRNLAMRAAEAAKNTGSLIEENVNRVNGGVQIVDGLKTALGDVTTASGKVANLVDEIAAASAEQSKGIEQINGAVTQMNAVTQQNSGNAEESASAAEEMAGQAESLTDLVNELTALVNGGNGTGGERRSAYGGSTSRTPKSRTLSHAAPRTPAKAKKMIPLDTEEELGKF, encoded by the coding sequence ATGTTTTCAAACAAATCTTTGAAGTTCAAGCTGATTGGTTCTTTCTGTGTGGTAGCAACCGTCTTATGCATTGTCGGCTGGGTGGGCTTCTCCGGCGTTGCCGGCGGTAAGAAAAGCTTGGACGAGCTGGGAGCGAACAGTATTCCGTCGCTCACAGCTCTGGCCAAGGTGCAGGATGGTCAGATGAAAGTCCGTCTGATCTGCAACTGCGTTTTGAATCCGGCCTACCCGGACGAAAAACGCCGTCTGTTCGAAGGACAAGGCGAAACGTATTGGAAGCAGATGGACGATGCCCGCAAGGAGTTCGACGCTCTGCCCCGCAGCGCCGACGAGGAAGCGCTCTGGAAGGACATCACGCGTCTGATGGACGCCTACAAACAGGAATACACTTCCTATGTGCCGCAAACCCAGCGTTACATGAGCGCGCGGACACAGTCGGAAGCTTCGCAAACACTGGCCGAGATGAACAAACACGTGTTTGGCAACTTCGGCCAGGTCGGCGGCGAGCTGATGGGCAAGCTGGCGGACTTGGTAAATCTGAATATCAAGGCAGCGGATGAGACGGCTACCTTAGCCGAGGTGCATGCCGGCCGCTCCCAGGTGCTGGCGTTGTCCTTCGCGATTGGCGGTATCCTGGCGGCCCTGGCGTTCGGCATCTTCCTCAGTTTGAATATCTCGCGGCGGATGAATCAGATCGTGAGCGCGGCGGGCGAAGGGGCGAGCAATATCGCCAGCGCGGCCACGCAGGTGTCGTCGTCGGCGCAGGGTGTGGCCCAAGGATCCCAGGAGCAGGCAGCCTCGATTGAAGAGACCAGTTCCTCGTTGGAAGAATTAGCCTCGATGACCAAGCAGAATGCGGACAACACCCGCACGGTGGCCCAGCTCATGAGCGAGACGAAGAGCCTGGTGGACAAGGCGGCCAAGGGCACCGACACGATGGACGCGGCGATGAAGGATATCAAGAGCGCGTCCGATCAGACGTCCAAGATCATCAAGACGATCGACGAGATCGCCTTCCAGACGAATCTCTTGGCGCTGAACGCGGCGGTGGAAGCGGCCCGTGCCGGGGAAGCGGGCAAGGGCTTTGCGGTGGTGGCTGAAGAGGTGCGGAATCTGGCCATGCGTGCTGCCGAAGCGGCCAAGAATACCGGATCATTGATTGAAGAGAATGTGAACCGGGTCAACGGTGGGGTGCAGATCGTGGACGGGCTGAAGACGGCCTTGGGTGATGTGACGACGGCCTCGGGCAAGGTGGCGAATCTGGTGGATGAGATCGCGGCGGCATCGGCGGAGCAGTCGAAGGGCATTGAACAGATCAACGGCGCAGTGACGCAGATGAATGCGGTCACACAACAGAACAGCGGCAACGCCGAGGAAAGCGCCAGTGCTGCCGAGGAGATGGCGGGCCAGGCCGAAAGCCTGACCGATCTGGTCAACGAGTTGACGGCTCTGGTTAATGGCGGGAATGGCACTGGCGGAGAAAGACGTAGTGCATACGGCGGATCAACGAGCCGGACTCCCAAGTCCCGGACGCTGAGCCACGCTGCGCCAAGAACCCCGGCCAAAGCCAAAAAGATGATCCCACTGGATACCGAGGAAGAATTAGGCAAGTTCTAA
- a CDS encoding chemotaxis protein CheW, whose amino-acid sequence MSAQTGAAGPTQTGVDQRAGKYLTFELADEEYGLEILKVREIIGSMSTTAVPGMPAYVKGVINLRGKVIPVIDLRLKFGMEGTEQTAETCIIVVDVQGNLMGVVVDKVSEVLDIRGEDIEDAPNVGVAVQNDFILGMAKAKGRVKILLEINKVLCDSDVEQIIQR is encoded by the coding sequence ATGAGCGCACAGACTGGCGCCGCCGGTCCCACCCAAACCGGTGTGGATCAAAGAGCGGGCAAGTACCTTACCTTCGAGTTAGCAGACGAAGAGTATGGGTTGGAGATTTTGAAGGTACGGGAGATCATCGGGAGCATGAGCACGACGGCGGTGCCGGGGATGCCGGCCTATGTCAAAGGGGTGATCAATCTGCGGGGGAAGGTGATCCCGGTGATTGACCTGCGGTTGAAGTTCGGGATGGAGGGCACAGAGCAGACGGCGGAAACGTGCATCATCGTGGTGGACGTGCAGGGCAATCTGATGGGGGTGGTGGTGGACAAGGTCTCGGAAGTGCTGGACATCCGGGGGGAGGACATCGAAGATGCTCCCAACGTGGGTGTGGCCGTGCAGAATGACTTTATCCTCGGCATGGCCAAAGCCAAAGGTCGCGTCAAAATATTGCTGGAGATTAATAAAGTGCTCTGCGATTCCGACGTCGAGCAGATTATCCAGCGGTAG
- a CDS encoding methyl-accepting chemotaxis protein, translated as MFANMSLKFKLIGSFCIVAAILSLVAWVGISGVSTTQFYMSDIGGRLMPSSNAITDCSKEMTQVRMLYRQIMDPQLSKERQQEYPAQMDKAWKGIEEDFKLYESLKHGDEATAAFKDFKAKFDAWKQEFAQLDMKARAYIASRNPKESQELLAEMHDLLEGSMLKTARDAVAGLDVLNEITSRDADSAMAVANTAAGRGRVMAILFGISGVLISLAFGIFLSLNITRKLNRIVTESAEGASQIASAASQVSSAAQGVAQGSQEQAAAIEESSSSLEELASMTKQNADNAKSAASLAGETKSMMSKSAEGANAMDQAMKDIKSASDQTSKIVKTIDEIAFQTNLLALNAAVEAARAGEAGKGFAVVAEEVRNLAMRAAEAAKNTGSLIEENVNRVNGGVQIVDGLKTTLGQTVAAADKVTNLANEVAAASDEQSKGIEQINVAVTQMNAVTQQNSANAEEAASASEEAAGQAENLSDLVGELMMVVNGRDKSARPSYQSKPASSTLKRPAAKLSKSAPAAARHAIPLDSHEELGKF; from the coding sequence ATGTTCGCGAATATGTCCCTTAAGTTCAAGCTGATCGGGTCGTTCTGTATCGTAGCCGCTATTCTGTCGCTGGTTGCCTGGGTGGGAATATCCGGTGTCTCCACTACGCAGTTCTACATGTCGGATATCGGTGGGCGTCTCATGCCCAGTTCGAATGCCATCACTGACTGTTCCAAGGAAATGACTCAGGTTCGCATGCTCTACCGCCAAATCATGGATCCGCAGCTTTCGAAAGAGCGCCAGCAGGAATATCCCGCGCAGATGGACAAGGCGTGGAAGGGCATAGAAGAGGATTTCAAACTGTATGAATCGCTGAAGCACGGCGACGAAGCCACGGCAGCATTCAAGGATTTCAAGGCGAAGTTCGATGCATGGAAGCAGGAATTCGCGCAGCTCGACATGAAGGCGCGGGCCTATATCGCCAGCCGCAATCCGAAGGAGTCGCAGGAATTGCTTGCCGAAATGCATGACCTGCTCGAAGGTTCCATGCTGAAGACGGCCCGGGATGCGGTTGCGGGTCTGGATGTCTTGAACGAAATCACGAGTCGGGACGCGGACAGCGCCATGGCTGTCGCCAACACGGCGGCTGGCCGTGGCCGGGTGATGGCCATCCTGTTCGGCATCAGCGGTGTGCTGATCTCCCTTGCTTTCGGCATTTTCCTCAGTTTGAATATAACCCGCAAGCTGAACCGGATCGTGACCGAATCGGCGGAGGGGGCCTCGCAGATCGCATCGGCGGCGTCGCAGGTCTCGTCGGCGGCGCAGGGGGTGGCCCAAGGGTCGCAGGAGCAGGCGGCGGCGATTGAAGAGAGCAGCAGCAGCCTCGAAGAGCTGGCCTCGATGACCAAACAGAATGCCGATAACGCCAAGTCGGCAGCCTCGCTGGCCGGCGAAACCAAGAGCATGATGAGCAAGTCCGCCGAGGGTGCCAATGCGATGGATCAGGCGATGAAGGACATCAAGAGCGCCAGTGATCAGACGTCCAAGATCGTCAAGACCATCGACGAGATCGCCTTCCAGACGAATCTGCTGGCGCTGAACGCAGCGGTGGAAGCGGCCCGTGCCGGGGAAGCGGGCAAGGGCTTTGCGGTGGTCGCAGAAGAAGTGCGGAACCTTGCGATGCGTGCTGCCGAAGCGGCCAAGAACACCGGATCGCTGATCGAAGAAAACGTGAACCGGGTCAACGGCGGGGTGCAGATTGTGGACGGGCTCAAGACCACGCTGGGTCAGACGGTGGCGGCGGCGGACAAGGTGACGAATCTGGCCAATGAAGTCGCGGCGGCATCGGATGAACAGTCCAAGGGGATCGAACAGATCAATGTGGCGGTGACGCAGATGAATGCGGTGACGCAGCAGAACTCGGCCAACGCCGAAGAGGCCGCCTCCGCGTCCGAAGAAGCCGCGGGCCAGGCCGAAAATCTGTCCGATCTGGTCGGTGAGCTGATGATGGTGGTGAACGGACGCGACAAGTCGGCCCGCCCCAGCTATCAGTCGAAGCCTGCCAGTTCGACCTTGAAGCGCCCGGCGGCGAAGCTCTCCAAGAGCGCGCCCGCCGCAGCTCGCCACGCGATTCCGCTGGATAGTCATGAGGAACTCGGGAAGTTCTAA
- a CDS encoding chemotaxis protein CheW, whose amino-acid sequence MGGQTQTSATAGTGADVRAGKYLTFELAGEEYGLEILKVREIIGSMSTTAVPGMPAYVKGVINLRGKVIPVIDLRLKFGMAGTEQTAETCIIVVDVQGNLMGVVVDKVSEVLDIRGEDIEDAPNVGVAVQNDFILGMAKAKGRVKILLEIHKVLSETAIADLVA is encoded by the coding sequence ATGGGCGGGCAGACACAAACCAGCGCCACAGCAGGGACTGGTGCAGATGTTCGAGCTGGCAAGTACTTGACATTTGAGTTGGCGGGGGAAGAGTACGGGTTGGAGATTTTGAAGGTACGGGAGATCATCGGGAGCATGAGCACGACGGCGGTGCCGGGGATGCCGGCCTATGTCAAAGGGGTGATCAATCTGCGGGGGAAGGTGATCCCGGTGATCGACCTGCGGTTGAAGTTCGGGATGGCGGGCACAGAGCAGACGGCGGAAACGTGCATCATCGTGGTGGACGTTCAGGGCAATCTGATGGGGGTGGTGGTGGACAAGGTCTCGGAAGTGCTGGACATCCGGGGGGAGGACATCGAGGATGCTCCCAATGTTGGTGTCGCAGTGCAGAATGACTTTATCCTCGGCATGGCCAAAGCCAAAGGTCGTGTCAAAATATTGCTGGAGATCCATAAGGTCCTCTCGGAGACGGCCATTGCCGACCTGGTGGCGTGA
- a CDS encoding response regulator, with protein MDLPSSARILIADDDQVFLESLADLLRHTGYACDTAPDGSTAIQMLAENDYELLIADIQMPGNTRFELVNSIPPRHQGLPVIIVTGHPSVESAVVLFRLPVFAYLTKPLNIPELLTQAESAVRRYHVYRTIIDTRRAMHHWLTNMDNLTALIEASHTENASMAAKTFIATSLRNIFGAVANISRLIEAMPSRDKDADASEDFKSPRTVCLEAGLQEAVRTLEATKRSFKSKEIADLRKKLEGLLQSQTA; from the coding sequence ATGGACTTGCCTTCAAGCGCGCGAATCTTAATCGCCGACGACGACCAGGTCTTTCTCGAATCGCTTGCGGATCTGCTGCGGCATACAGGCTATGCCTGTGACACGGCTCCGGACGGTTCGACGGCGATACAGATGCTCGCGGAGAACGACTACGAACTATTGATTGCGGACATACAGATGCCGGGGAACACGCGTTTCGAATTGGTGAATTCCATTCCACCACGACACCAGGGTTTGCCGGTCATCATTGTGACAGGACATCCGTCGGTGGAGTCTGCCGTGGTGCTGTTCCGACTGCCGGTGTTTGCGTATCTGACCAAGCCGTTGAATATTCCGGAACTGCTTACTCAGGCCGAATCGGCGGTGAGGCGCTATCACGTGTATCGCACCATTATAGACACACGCCGGGCGATGCATCACTGGCTGACGAACATGGACAATCTGACGGCATTGATCGAAGCATCGCACACCGAGAATGCAAGTATGGCGGCGAAGACATTCATTGCTACATCGCTGCGCAATATCTTCGGGGCGGTTGCGAACATCTCCCGGCTGATTGAAGCCATGCCCTCGCGCGACAAGGATGCCGATGCTTCTGAGGATTTCAAGAGTCCCCGAACGGTGTGCCTCGAAGCGGGGCTGCAAGAGGCTGTACGGACGCTGGAGGCAACCAAACGCTCCTTCAAGTCAAAAGAAATAGCGGACCTGCGCAAGAAGCTCGAGGGATTGTTGCAAAGTCAGACTGCATGA
- a CDS encoding methyl-accepting chemotaxis protein gives MFANMSLKVKLIGSFCIVGLIVGVVGWVGFSTAQSESRTASEFADNQIPQLTVLDQIRSMLIGVDMLCDEIVNPVYPADRKQEWESSVNRKWSELDAAWKMYDKGPHTAAEAAEWKDDNKALDAYRQAFSRFVPEVQSYMRARNQAEARQLLAQVNASLYGELGAAADAVMDKVDSTTQVCARDAEEQGKQAVASAATSRTLSTLFALLGMCSALAFGIFLSLSISRSLNRITGAAGEGASNIASAATQVSSSAQGVAQGSQEQAASIEETSSSLEELSSMTKQNADNTRTVAQLMSETKSLVDKAAKGTDTMDSAMKDIKSASDQTSKIIKTIDEIAFQTNLLALNAAVEAARAGEAGKGFAVVAEEVRNLAMRAAEAAKNTGSLIEENVNRVNGGVQIVDGLKTALGDVTTASGKVANLVEEIAAASAEQSKGIEQINGAVTQMNAVTQQNSGNAEESASAAEEMAGQAESLTDLVNELTALVNGSGKRNDGMIRRGAAQTMVPKQSMRKAATKAQKRNEHKPERVIPLNSREESEGLDRF, from the coding sequence ATGTTTGCTAACATGTCTCTGAAAGTCAAGTTAATCGGATCGTTCTGCATTGTCGGCCTGATTGTCGGGGTGGTAGGTTGGGTTGGCTTTTCCACAGCGCAGAGTGAAAGCCGAACGGCGAGTGAGTTCGCCGACAACCAAATTCCTCAGTTAACCGTCTTGGATCAGATTCGCAGTATGCTCATTGGAGTTGACATGCTGTGCGACGAGATCGTCAATCCGGTTTATCCTGCGGACCGCAAACAGGAGTGGGAGAGCAGCGTCAACCGGAAGTGGAGTGAACTGGACGCGGCGTGGAAGATGTACGATAAGGGACCACACACCGCTGCGGAAGCCGCGGAGTGGAAGGACGACAACAAAGCGCTGGATGCCTATCGACAGGCCTTTTCCCGCTTCGTGCCGGAAGTACAAAGTTATATGCGCGCACGGAATCAGGCTGAGGCGAGACAACTCTTGGCTCAAGTTAACGCGTCGCTCTATGGGGAATTGGGAGCGGCAGCGGATGCTGTTATGGACAAGGTGGATAGCACTACCCAAGTCTGTGCGCGGGACGCCGAGGAGCAGGGAAAGCAAGCCGTTGCCAGTGCGGCCACATCGCGCACTCTGTCGACGCTGTTTGCCTTGCTGGGAATGTGCTCCGCTCTGGCCTTTGGGATCTTCCTCAGTTTGAGTATTTCGCGCAGTTTGAACCGTATCACCGGCGCGGCGGGTGAAGGGGCGAGCAATATCGCCAGCGCGGCCACGCAGGTGTCGTCTTCGGCGCAGGGAGTGGCCCAAGGATCCCAGGAGCAGGCAGCGTCGATTGAAGAGACCAGCAGCAGCTTGGAAGAGTTGTCCTCGATGACCAAGCAGAATGCGGACAACACCCGCACGGTGGCCCAACTCATGAGCGAGACAAAGAGCCTGGTGGACAAGGCGGCCAAGGGCACCGACACGATGGACTCGGCGATGAAGGACATCAAGAGCGCGTCCGATCAGACCTCCAAAATCATCAAGACCATCGACGAGATCGCCTTCCAGACGAATCTCTTGGCGTTGAATGCGGCGGTGGAAGCGGCCCGTGCCGGGGAAGCAGGGAAGGGTTTCGCCGTCGTCGCTGAAGAAGTGCGGAATCTTGCCATGCGTGCTGCCGAAGCGGCCAAGAACACCGGATCGCTGATCGAAGAAAACGTGAACCGGGTCAACGGCGGGGTGCAGATCGTGGACGGGCTGAAGACGGCCTTGGGTGATGTGACGACGGCCTCGGGCAAGGTGGCCAATCTGGTGGAGGAAATCGCGGCGGCCAGTGCGGAGCAGTCGAAGGGGATCGAACAGATCAACGGCGCAGTGACGCAGATGAATGCGGTCACACAACAGAACAGCGGCAACGCCGAGGAAAGCGCCAGTGCCGCCGAGGAGATGGCGGGCCAGGCCGAAAGCCTGACCGATCTGGTCAATGAACTCACCGCGCTGGTTAACGGCAGTGGAAAGCGCAACGACGGCATGATCCGCAGGGGAGCGGCGCAAACCATGGTCCCCAAGCAATCCATGCGGAAGGCCGCCACAAAGGCTCAGAAACGGAATGAGCACAAACCGGAGCGAGTGATCCCCCTGAACAGCCGCGAGGAGAGCGAGGGGTTGGACCGATTCTGA